Proteins from one Candidatus Binatia bacterium genomic window:
- the ssb gene encoding single-stranded DNA-binding protein: MVNKVILVGNLGKDPEVRYTANGKAVARFSLATS, translated from the coding sequence ATGGTCAACAAAGTCATCCTAGTCGGCAATCTCGGTAAAGACCCGGAGGTGCGCTACACCGCCAACGGCAAGGCCGTCGCCCGGTTTTCCCTCGCCACGAGCGA